Proteins encoded together in one Tripterygium wilfordii isolate XIE 37 chromosome 14, ASM1340144v1, whole genome shotgun sequence window:
- the LOC120014718 gene encoding dihydrolipoyl dehydrogenase 1, mitochondrial, whose product MAIASLARRKAYLVARNISTSPSDASLRYSLSLTSFSRGFASGSEENDVVVIGGGPGGYVAAIKAAQLGLKTTCIEKRGALGGTCLNVGCIPSKALLHSSHMYHEAQHSFANHGVKFSSVEVDLPAMMAQKDKAVANLTRGIEGLFKKNKVTYVKGYGKFVSPLEVSVDTLDGGNTVVKGKNIIVATGSDVKSLPGITIDEKRIVSSTGALALTEVPKRLVVIGAGYIGLEMGSVWGRLGSQVTVVEFASDIVPTMDGEVRKQFQRMLEKQKMKFMLKTKVVGVDTSGDGVKLTLEPASGGDQTTLEADVVLVSAGRTPFTAGLGLDKIGVETDKMGRILVNERFATNVPSVHAIGDVIPGPMLAHKAEEDGVACVEFIAGKHGHVDYDKVPGVVYTHPEVASVGKTEEQVKELGIEYRVGKFPFLANSRAKAIDDADGMVKIVADKETDKILGVHIMAPNAGELIHEAVLAINYGAASEDIARVCHAHPTMSEALKEAAMATYDKPIHI is encoded by the exons ATGGCTATCGCAAGCTTAGCGAGGAGGAAGGCCTATCTTGTGGCTCGAAACATCTCGACCTCGCCATCGGATGCCTCACTCAGGTATTCACTATCGCTCACCAGCTTTTCCAGGGGCTTCGCATCGGGATCTGAGGAGAACGACGTCGTCGTCATCGGGGGAGGTCCAGGCGGCTACGTGGCTGCCATCAAGGCGGCCCAGCTCGGTCTCAAGACCACCTGTATCGAGAAGAGGGGGGCCCTCGGTGGTACATGCCTCAACGTCGGATGTATCCCATCTAAG GCACTTCTCCATTCATCACACATGTACCATGAGGCCCAGCATTCATTTGCCAACCATGGTGTGAAATTCTCTTCTGTTGAAGTTGATTTGCCTGCCATGATGGCCCAGAAAGACAAAGCCGTGGCTAATCTTACTCGAGGCATAGAAGGTTTGTTCAAGAAGAACAAAGTAACTTACGTTAAAGGGTATGGAAAGTTTGTCTCTCCCTTGGAAGTTTCTGTCGACACGCTGGATGGCGGCAATACTGTTGTTAAAGGAAAAAATATCATAGTCGCCACTGGTTCTGATGTCAAATCTTTACCTGGGATCACAATTGATGAAAAGAGAATTGTATCATCAACTGGAGCCTTAGCTTTGACAGAAGTGCCAAAGAGACTTGTAGTCATCGGGGCAGGCTATATTGGGCTTGAAATGGGCTCAGTATGGGGCCGACTTGGTTCTCAAGTTACTGTTGTTGAGTTTGCCTCTGATATTGTCCCAACCATGGATGGTGAAGTCCGCAAGCAATTTCAGCGTATGcttgagaaacaaaaaatgaaattcatGCTCAAGACTAAGGTTGTTGGAGTTGATACTTCCGGAGATGGAGTGAAGCTGACCCTTGAACCGGCTTCTGGTGGCGATCAGACTACACTTGAAGCAGATGTTGTTCTTGTCTCTGCCGGTAGAACTCCGTTCACTGCTGGACTTGGGCTGGACAAGATAGGAGTGGAAACTGATAAAATGGGGCGAATTTTAGTTAATGAGAGGTTTGCTACAAATGTTCCTAGtgtacatgcaattggggatgTAATTCCAGGCCCTATGTTAGCTCACAAGGCAGAAGAGGATGGGGTTGCTTGTGTGGAGTTCATAGCTGGTAAGCACGGTCATGTGGACTATGATAAGGTGCCAGGAGTTGTCTATACACATCCTGAGGTAGCATCTGTTGGAAAGACTGAGGAGCAGGTGAAGGAGCTTGGTATTGAGTACCGTGTTGGAAAGTTCCCCTTTTTGGCTAATAGTCGAGCCAAGGCCATTGATGATGCTGACGGTATGGTCAAGATAGTGGCTGATAAGGAAACGGATAAAATATTGGGAGTTCATATAATGGCACCCAATGCTGGGGAGCTCATTCATGAAGCAGTGCTGGCCATTAATTATGGTGCTGCAAGTGAAGATATAGCGCGTGTTTGCCATGCACATCCTACAATGAGTGAAGCATTGAAGGAGGCTGCCATGGCAACCTATGACAAGCCAATTCACATCTAA
- the LOC120014275 gene encoding pectinesterase inhibitor-like has protein sequence MAMASLSCMTSVLIVFLLITPSFSRLSGISVNYSEIGVEDSSLVNRICGQAKNPSMCSQILPHSQVLTLVAKGGVDSGHEYAENVIINVRDAANDATDPQLKIKYSSCLADMNTASAAIANAQKQVGSGDLSGLASAAATAKAQADQCINLFKAQPADPYFILQEINNFEDIYVDIIRIISTMSK, from the coding sequence aTGGCTATGGCTTCTCTTTCTTGCATGACTTCTGTCCTGATAGTTTTTCTGTTGATTACTCCCTCATTTTCTAGGCTGAGTGGTATTAGTGTCAATTACTCTGAAATAGGAGTTGAGGACAGCAGTCTGGTCAACAGAATTTGTGGACAAGCCAAAAACCCTTCCATGTGTTCACAGATTCTACCACATTCTCAAGTCCTGACACTAGTTGCCAAAGGTGGTGTGGACTCGGGGCATGAGTATGCAGAAAACGTAATTATAAATGTAAGGGATGCAGCCAATGATGCTACTGATCCTCAACTCAAAATTAAGTACTCCTCTTGTCTTGCAGACATGAACACTGCATCTGCCGCCATTGCAAATGCCCAGAAACAAGTGGGTTCTGGTGATTTATCTGGTTTGGCAAGTGCAGCAGCGACTGCGAAGGCTCAAGCAGACCAGTGTATAAATCTCTTCAAAGCACAACCAGCTGATCCATATTTCATCTTGCAGGAGATTAACAACTTTGAGGATATATATGTGGATATAATCAGGATCATCTCCACTATGTCCAAGTGA
- the LOC120015567 gene encoding galactinol synthase 1-like, giving the protein MSPNATSDVETRKRAYVTFLAGNGDYVKGVVGLAKGLRKAKSAYPLVVAVLPDVPEDHREILDSQGCIVQEIEPVYPPENQTQFAMAYYVINYSKLRIWEFVEYEKMIYLDGDIQVFENIDHLFDNPDGYLYAVMDCFCEPTWSSSPQFKIWYCQQCPDKIPWPMEMGPPPPLYFNAGMFVFEPNLLTYFDLLETLKISPTTSFAEQDYLNNFFKDIYKPIPNVYNLVMAMLWRHPENVELDKVKVVHYCAAGSKPWRYTGVEENMEREDIKMLVKKWWDIYDDHSLDYKNSISADHTINLKPLIASLTEEDGVVHKRGDVPSAA; this is encoded by the exons ATGTCTCCAAATGCTACGAGTGATGTGGAGACCCGAAAGAGGGCTTATGTGACTTTCTTGGCAGGAAATGGCGACTATGTGAAGGGTGTGGTTGGGCTAGCCAAAGGCCTTAGGAAGGCCAAATCTGCATACCCTCTTGTGGTGGCTGTGCTGCCGGACGTGCCGGAGGACCACCGTGAGATTCTCGACTCTCAGGGATGCATCGTCCAGGAGATTGAGCCTGTTTATCCCCCCGAGAACCAGACTCAGTTTGCCATGGCTTACTATGTCATCAACTATTCAAAGCTCCGTATTTGGGag TTCGTGGAGTATGAGAAGATGATATACTTGGACGGTGACATTCAAGTGTTTGAGAACATCGATCACCTATTCGACAACCCGGACGGCTACTTGTATGCCGTGATGGACTGCTTTTGCGAGCCTACATGGAGTTCGTCTCCTCAATTTAAGATTTGGTATTGCCAACAATGTCCTGACAAGATCCCATGGCCCATGGAGATGGGCCCTCCCCCACCACTCTATTTCAATGCTGGAATGTTTGTGTTTGAGCCCAATCTCTTGACTTATTTTGACCTCTTGGAGACTCTCAAAATCAGCCCTACCACCTCTTTTGCTGAGCAG GACTATTTGAACAATTTCTTCAAGGACATATACAAGCCAATTCCTAATGTTTACAACCTTGTAATGGCTATGCTCTGGCGCCATCCAGAGAACGTCGAACTTGACAAGGTCAAGGTGGTCCATTATTGTGCTGCG GGATCAAAGCCGTGGAGGTACACAGGGGTAGAAGAGAACATGGAGAGGGAAGACATAAAGATGCTTGTGAAGAAATGGTGGGATATCTATGATGATCACTCGTTGGACTACAAAAACTCCATTAGTGCTGACCACACAATTAATCTTAAGCCACTCATTGCATCTCTCACTGAAGAAGATGGTGTGGTTCACAAGAGGGGGGATGTCCCTTCTGCAGCCTAA
- the LOC120014484 gene encoding pentatricopeptide repeat-containing protein At3g61360: protein MSAVGSHRSFEIPVGLLLPLNILDWRMLLLRKLKRSDKLIQLPYQNLYCSVAFKSPCQFPLSSGNTIEIEQIVRIINDHPFPDRALQPTLLQYIPPASLTTTFVENVLGRLFAAHSNGLKALEFFKFSLHHSQFRLSSDAFEKTLHILSRMRYFDKAWDLMVEIGQTHPSLLTLKSMSIMLNRIAKFNSYEDTLEAFEKMEHEIFVGMKFGTEEFNVLLRAFSTQREMKEARSVFNKMHSRFPPNTKTMNILLLGFKETGDITSMELFYHEMVRRGFEPNTFTYNARIDAYCKKGCLGDGLRLLEEMERANCLPSLETITTLIHGAGIVRNPLKAKQLFDEIPKRNFQLDVGAYNALMSAYIRSREVKSAMDLMVEMEEKNIRPDNVTYHTMFLGVMKSTGVEGVCELYDRMIERDFVPKARTVVMLMKFFCVSGRLDLGMNLWHYLVEKGCCPHGHALDLLITGLCSRGRLQEAFECSKQMLERGKHISDASYRMLESLLLQVNSTDKLRELNRLIRKLQSVLPPSRGHAIGNPAFVDVR, encoded by the coding sequence ATGAGTGCTGTGGGTTCCCATAGAAGTTTTGAAATCCCCGTGGGCTTACTATTACCACTAAATATATTGGACTGGAGAATGCTCCTCTTGAGGAAACTGAAGAGATCTGATAAACTCATTCAACTCCCTTATCAGAATCTGTATTGTTCTGTTGCGTTTAAATCCCCCTGCCAATTTCCTCTGTCATCTGGGAACACAATAGAAATTGAACAAATTGTTCGGATCATCAATGACCACCCATTTCCTGATCGAGCACTTCAACCTACCCTTCTCCAGTATATCCCTCCAGCTTCACTCACCACAACCTTTGTGGAAAATGTTCTTGGTCGTCTCTTTGCAGCCCACTCCAATGGTCTTAAAGCCTTGGAGTTCTTCAAATTTTCTCTCCATCATTCCCAATTCAGGTTAAGTTCAGATGCTTTTGAAAAGACCCTTCACATTCTTTCACGAATGCGATATTTTGATAAAGCTTGGGACTTAATGGTGGAAATTGGTCAAACACACCCTTCCTTGCTTACCCTCAAGTCAATGAGCATCATGCTAAATAGAATTGCTAAATTCAACTCCTATGAAGATACCCTCGAAGCATTTGAGAAAATGGAGCACGAGATTTTTGTTGGGATGAAGTTTGGTACTGAGGAGTTCAATGTACTTCTTCGAGCATTTTCTACACAGCGTGAGATGAAGGAGGCACGATCGGTGTTCAATAAAATGCATTCTCGATTCCCTCCTAACACCAAAACCATGAATATCTTGCTTTTGGGATTTAAGGAGACGGGTGATATTACTTCAATGGAACTTTTTTATCATGAGATGGTTCGAAGAGGTTTCGAGCCCAACACTTTTACGTATAATGCTCGAATAGATGCTTATTGTAAGAAAGGCTGCCTTGGTGATGGTTTGAGACTTCTTGAAGAAATGGAACGGGCTAATTGCTTGCCTTCACTTGAAACAATCACTACATTGATTCATGGTGCAGGAATTGTTCGAAACCCACTTAAGGCAAAGCAGCTTTTCGATGAAATTCCTAAAAGAAATTTCCAGCTTGATGTTGGGGCTTATAATGCTTTGATGAGTGCTTACATTAGATCTAGAGAAGTGAAGTCTGCAATGGACTTGATGGTGGAGATGGAAGAGAAAAATATTCGGCCCGACAATGTGACTTATCATACCATGTTTTTAGGAGTGATGAAGTCAACCGGTGTTGAGGGTGTTTGTGAGCTTTATGACAGGATGATTGAGCGAGATTTTGTGCCCAAAGCACGGACGGTGGTTATgttgatgaaatttttttgtgttaGTGGTCGTCTTGATTTGGGGATGAATTTGTGGCATTACCTAGTGGAGAAAGGGTGTTGTCCTCATGGTCATGCACTGGATCTCTTGATAACAGGATTGTGCTCTCGAGGGAGGCTACAAGAAGCTTTTGAGTGCTCTAAACAAATGTTGGAGAGAGGAAAGCATATCAGTGATGCATCATATCGAATGTTAGAGAGCTTACTATTGCAGGTGAACTCGACAGACAAGCTGAGGGAGCTCAATCGGCTGATAAGGAAATTGCAATCAGTGTTGCCTCCATCTAGAGGGCATGCTATTGGTAATCCTGCCTTTGTAGATGTAAGATAA
- the LOC120014273 gene encoding pectinesterase inhibitor-like, which produces MSSSSIFSSSLSSLLLVFLIITPSLADQTSPNDIVNTVCSKDSNPDFCLMVLPLSSGQTLEGLAKIFINLVYSNAVYAVNRLNEAAKGTSDPQLKQKYSFCSNNISNAVKAIAEAQKLLSTSGNFSGLGSAATTTTAEAEKCLAILEKILHDPLNLLRSVVFLEQYADTVKVISIEFMQYFSNIPMKES; this is translated from the exons ATGTCGTCttcttcaattttctcttcctctctctcttctctcttactAGTTTTTCTCATAATCACTCCTTCACTAGCAGACCAGACTAGTCCCAATGACATTGTCAACACAGTTTGTTCAAAAGATTCAAATCCTGATTTCTGTTTGATGGTTCTACCACTTTCTTCTGGTCAGACTCTTGAAGGACTTGccaaaatttttattaatttagtgTATTCTAATGCAGTATACGCCGTTAATCGGTTAAATGAAGCAGCGAAAGGCACTAGTGATCCccaactaaaacaaaaataCTCATTCTGCAGCAACAACATAAGCAATGCCGTTAAAGCGATTGCGGAGGCTCAAAAGCTTTTGAGTACTTCCGGTAATTTTTCTGGTTTAGGCAGTGCAGCAACAACTACTACAGCCGAAGCAGAGAAGTGTCTAGCTATCTTAGAGAAAATATTACATGATCCATTGAATTTATTGAGATCTGTTGTGTTCCTTGAACAATATGCGGATACAGTGAAGGTCATCTCCA tTGAGTTTATGCAATATTTCTCTAATATTCCAATGAAAGAGAGCTAG
- the LOC120014392 gene encoding 30S ribosomal protein S1, chloroplastic-like: protein MASLAQQWTGGLRCAPVLSTRISRKKSYLYPMKQFQNRGGVIVSSAGGVAIGNAETRERLKLKELFQEASERCRNAPMEGVSFTLEEFQSALDQYNFDSEIGTKIKGTVFLTDANGAFVDVTAKSSAYLPVQEACIHKIKHVEEAGIFPGLKEEFLIIGENESDDSLVLSLRSIQYDIAWERCRQLQAEDVVVKGKVVGGNKGGVVAVVEGLRGFVPFSQISSKTTAEELLDRELPLKFVEVDEEQSRLVLSNRKAIADSQAQLGIGSVVVGTVQSLKQYGAFIDIGGINGLLHVSQISHDRVTDIATVLQPGDTLKVMILSHDRERGRVSLSTKKLEPTPGDMIRNPKLVFEKAEEMAQTFRQRIAQAEALARADMLKFQPESGLTLGPDGVLGPLSSDLPAEGLDLTDIPPAEDDTIKASADDSLDE, encoded by the exons ATGGCTTCTCTGGCGCAGCAATGGACCGGCGGCCTGAGATGCGCGCCTGTATTATCGACGCGCATCTCGAGGAAGAAGTCGTACTTATATCCAATGAAGCAATTCCAGAATCGCGGTGGCGTGATAGTATCGTCTGCGGGAGGAGTGGCTATCGGGAATGCAGAGACCAGAGAGAGGCTCAAGCTCAAGGAGCTCTTTCAGGAAGCTAGCGAACGTTGCCGAAATGCTCCCATGGAAGGCGTCTCATTCACCCTTGAGGAATTTCAATCGGCTCTTGATCAATACAACTTCGACTCTGAAATTGGAACCAAG ATCAAAGGAACAGTTTTCTTGACAGATGCTAATGGGGCATTTGTCGACGTTACTGCAAAGTCTTCTGCATATTTGCCAGTCCAGGAGGCATGCATTCACAAAATAAAGCACGTTGAAGAAGCTGGTATATTTCCTGGTTTGAAAGAGGAGTTTCTAATCATTGGCGAGAACGAGTCTGATGATAGTTTGGTCTTGAGTTTACGGTCTATCCAATATGACATTGCTTGGGAACGTTGTAGGCAGCTTCAAGCTGAGGATGTTGTTGTGAAGGGCAAG gttgttgGTGGAAACAAGGGTGGAGTGGTTGCTGTCGTGGAGGGCCTTCGAGGATTTGTCCCTTTCTCGCAGATATCTTCG AAAACTACAGCAGAAGAGCTCCTGGATAGAGAGCTTCCATTGAAGTTTGTAGAGGTTGATGAGGAGCAGTCTAGGCTTGTCCTCAGTAACCGCAAGGCAATTGCAGATAGCCAGGCACAGCTTGGGATTGGATCAGTGGTTGTCGGAACTGTTCAAAGCCTTAAGCAATATGGTGCGTTCATTGACATTGGTGGAATCAATGGCCTTCTTCATGTTAGTCAAATCAGTCACGATAGAGTTACAGATATTGCAACAGTTCTTCAACCTGGGGATACTCTCAAG GTCATGATACTAAGTCATGATCGTGAGAGAGGTCGAGTGAGTCTTTCAACCAAGAAGTTAGAACCTACGCCAGGAGACATGATTCGAAATCCAAAGCTTGTTTTCGAGAAG GCTGAGGAGATGGCTCAGACATTCCGACAGAGAATTGCTCAAGCAGAAGCTTTGGCTCGTGCAGACATGCTTAAGTTTCAGCCTGAG AGTGGATTAACTCTAGGCCCTGATGGGGTACTGGGTCCACTGTCTTCTGACCTGCCAGCAGAGGGTTTAGACTTGACTGATATCCCCCCTGCAGAAGATGATACCATAAAAGCATCTGCAGACGACAGTTTAGATGAATGA
- the LOC120014276 gene encoding pectinesterase inhibitor-like, translating into MAMASLSSFLASILLVFLFITPSFSRLSNTVNETADDKSVVNKVCSKAKNPSMCLQILPHDGTLQVLAKSAVSSGYDYAQDTIVNVIDAANNGTDRKLKKKYSSCLTNMNTASAAVAKAKKQVRSGVFCGLGSAAETAKAEADKCIYLFKGQPTDPFYILREIKSFEDIYIDIIRIISTMLKNVQTYISSKDSQQIQFTSYGR; encoded by the coding sequence ATGGCTAtggcttctctttcttccttcctGGCTTCcatcttgctagtttttctcTTTATTACTCCGTCATTTTCTAGGCTGAGTAATACTGTCAATGAAACAGCAGACGATAAAAGTGTTGTCAATAAagtttgttcaaaagctaaGAACCCTTCCATGTGTTTACAGATTCTACCACATGATGGAACCCTTCAAGTATTAGCCAAGAGTGCTGTCAGTTCAGGGTATGATTATGCTCAAGACACAATTGTAAACGTCATAGATGCAGCCAATAATGGGACTGATcgcaaattaaagaaaaagtaCTCTTCCTGTCTTACAAACATGAATACTGCATCTGCAGCTGTTGCAAAGGCTAAAAAGCAAGTGCGTTCAGGTGTTTTCTGCGGTTTGGGTAGTGCAGCAGAAACTGCAAAGGCTGAAGCGGACAAGTGTATATATCTCTTCAAAGGACAGCCAACAGATCCATTTTACATCTTACGGGAGATAAAGAGCTTTGaggatatatatattgatataatCAGGATCATCTCCACTATGTTGAAAAATGTTCAAACTTATATCTCTTCAAAGGACAGCCAGCAGATCCAGTTTACATCTTACGGGAGATAA
- the LOC120015426 gene encoding uncharacterized protein LOC120015426, whose product MPSLQTALPPELADNVIRLYRECLRRAKYIGHQQHNTPLLVQMVGQQFKRHKHETDPEKIQKLKDYAARGLINHILHESERLLSGRKFNKDGS is encoded by the exons ATGCCGTCGCTTCAAACTGCACTACCTCCTGAACTCGCCGACAATGTTATCAGA CTTTATCGTGAGTGCCTCCGAAGAGCAAAGTATATTGGTCACCAG CAACATAATACACCATTACTTGTTCAAATGGTCGGGCAACAATTTAAAAGGCACAAGCATGAGACTGATCCAGAGAAGATTCAAAAGTTGAAGGATTA TGCTGCAAGAGGACTTATAAATCATATACTACACGAGTCAGAGAGATTATTGTCTGGTCGTAAATTCAACAAGGACGGCTCTTGA
- the LOC120014720 gene encoding craniofacial development protein 1-like isoform X2 has protein sequence MDASIGSHQQEPISQQRNPGHVNDKYGLGVDSVKEVASISSLEAKPEDSGMNARVEALWEQMNKQIHNKTAKPFADKRHSTVNITAEKKSDSWMRYLGLVPKEATSSGQERQQQGTGVIQNDTSDEENKVTTLWEQMNRGVSNKTIKSSSNKIGPTVDIPSERRSDNWRSYLGLAPKRDRTLEQDALQNGTSDVQNGTSDEAKRLAAAALAAVKDAALATSNRGKVEITEVRDFAGQEVEYKKLVDVDSREAFEKTKAPAPSAVDAVLEQIKKKQKLSVLDKTKKDWGEYKENKGVEEELDAYKKSSNQYLEKVSFLQRADVREFERERDARLAQQARRRPDMREDP, from the exons ATGGATGCCTCAATTGGGTCTCATCAGCAGGAGCCTATCTCCCAACAAAGGAATCCTG GGCATGTAAATGATAAGTATGGGTTGGGTGTTGACTCTGTCAAAGAAGTTGCTTCTATTTCAAGCTTAGAGGCTAAGCCTGAAGATTCTG GTATGAATGCTCGGGTGGAAGCTTTGTGGGAGCAAATGAATAAGCAAATACATAATAAAACTGCCAAACCCTTTGCAGACAAGCGTCATTCAACTGTGAATATAACTGCAGAGAAGAAGTCTGAT AGTTGGATGAGATATTTGGGCCTGGTGCCTAAGGAGGCAACATCCTCTGGGCAGGAGAGACAACAGCAAGGAACTGGTGTGATTCAAAATGACACCAGTGATGAAGAGAACAAAGTTACTACCTTGTGGGAGCAAATGAATAGAGGAGTATCTAATAAGACTATCAAATCATCTTCAAATAAGATTGGTCCAACTGTAGATATACCTTCAGAAAGACGATCTGAT AATTGGAGGTCATATCTCGGCCTGGCCCCCAAGAGAGATAGAACCCTTGAGCAAGATGCATTGCAGAATGGAACAAGTGATGTGCAGAATGGCACCAGTGATGAGGCCAAGAGacttgctgctgctgctcttgCAGCAGTTAAGGATGCTGCACTGGCTACGTCAAATAGGGGTAAAGTTGAG ATTACAGAGGTTCGGGACTTTGCAGGACAAGAAGTTGAATACAAGAAGCTTGTTGATGTGGACTCAAGGGAAGCATTTGAAAAGACCAAAGCTCCTGCACCATCTGCTGTTGATGCTGTTTTAGAGCAAATCAAGAAGAAGCAAAAGCTCAGTGTCCTTGACAAGACGAAGAAGGATTGGGGAGAATACAAGGAGAACAAGGGAGTGGAAGAGGAGTTAGACGCTTACAAGAAGAGCTCAAACCAGTACCTGGAAAAGGTATCCTTCTTGCAACGAGCAGATGTCCGAGAAtttgagagggagagagatgcaCGGTTGGCTCAACAAGCCAGGAGGAGACCAGACATGCGGGAGGATCCATGA
- the LOC120014720 gene encoding craniofacial development protein 1-like isoform X1 codes for MDASIGSHQQEPISQQRNPGHVNDKYGLGVDSVKEVASISSLEAKPEDSGMNARVEALWEQMNKQIHNKTAKPFADKRHSTVNITAEKKSDVRSWMRYLGLVPKEATSSGQERQQQGTGVIQNDTSDEENKVTTLWEQMNRGVSNKTIKSSSNKIGPTVDIPSERRSDNWRSYLGLAPKRDRTLEQDALQNGTSDVQNGTSDEAKRLAAAALAAVKDAALATSNRGKVEITEVRDFAGQEVEYKKLVDVDSREAFEKTKAPAPSAVDAVLEQIKKKQKLSVLDKTKKDWGEYKENKGVEEELDAYKKSSNQYLEKVSFLQRADVREFERERDARLAQQARRRPDMREDP; via the exons ATGGATGCCTCAATTGGGTCTCATCAGCAGGAGCCTATCTCCCAACAAAGGAATCCTG GGCATGTAAATGATAAGTATGGGTTGGGTGTTGACTCTGTCAAAGAAGTTGCTTCTATTTCAAGCTTAGAGGCTAAGCCTGAAGATTCTG GTATGAATGCTCGGGTGGAAGCTTTGTGGGAGCAAATGAATAAGCAAATACATAATAAAACTGCCAAACCCTTTGCAGACAAGCGTCATTCAACTGTGAATATAACTGCAGAGAAGAAGTCTGATGTGAGG AGTTGGATGAGATATTTGGGCCTGGTGCCTAAGGAGGCAACATCCTCTGGGCAGGAGAGACAACAGCAAGGAACTGGTGTGATTCAAAATGACACCAGTGATGAAGAGAACAAAGTTACTACCTTGTGGGAGCAAATGAATAGAGGAGTATCTAATAAGACTATCAAATCATCTTCAAATAAGATTGGTCCAACTGTAGATATACCTTCAGAAAGACGATCTGAT AATTGGAGGTCATATCTCGGCCTGGCCCCCAAGAGAGATAGAACCCTTGAGCAAGATGCATTGCAGAATGGAACAAGTGATGTGCAGAATGGCACCAGTGATGAGGCCAAGAGacttgctgctgctgctcttgCAGCAGTTAAGGATGCTGCACTGGCTACGTCAAATAGGGGTAAAGTTGAG ATTACAGAGGTTCGGGACTTTGCAGGACAAGAAGTTGAATACAAGAAGCTTGTTGATGTGGACTCAAGGGAAGCATTTGAAAAGACCAAAGCTCCTGCACCATCTGCTGTTGATGCTGTTTTAGAGCAAATCAAGAAGAAGCAAAAGCTCAGTGTCCTTGACAAGACGAAGAAGGATTGGGGAGAATACAAGGAGAACAAGGGAGTGGAAGAGGAGTTAGACGCTTACAAGAAGAGCTCAAACCAGTACCTGGAAAAGGTATCCTTCTTGCAACGAGCAGATGTCCGAGAAtttgagagggagagagatgcaCGGTTGGCTCAACAAGCCAGGAGGAGACCAGACATGCGGGAGGATCCATGA
- the LOC120014274 gene encoding pectinesterase inhibitor-like, with the protein MAMASPSSFLASILLGSLFISPSFSRPIITVVDTAKHSIVNQVCSKAKNPSMCLQILPHDGNLQAVAKSVVSSGHEYAEDTIVNVMDAAMGSTEPQLKKKYSSCLTNMKTADAALAKAIKEVGSGDFSGLGLGRAAATAKAETHKCISLFQSQPADPFYILQGINNFGDVYVDIISIISTMLKK; encoded by the coding sequence ATGGCGATGGCTTCTCCCTCTTCCTTTTTGGCTTCCATCTTGCTAGgttctctcttcatttctccTTCATTTTCAAGGCCAATTATTACTGTCGTTGATACAGCTAAGCATAGTATCGTCAACCAagtttgttcaaaagctaaGAACCCTTCCATGTGTTTACAGATTCTACCACATGATGGAAACCTTCAAGCAGTTGCCAAGAGTGTTGTTAGTTCAGGGCATGAGTATGCAGAAGACACAATTGTGAATGTCATGGATGCAGCCATGGGTTCTACTGAACCCCAATTGAAGAAAAAGTACTCTTCTTGTCTTACAAACATGAAGACTGCAGATGCAGCTCTTGCAAAGGCTATAAAAGAAGTGGGTTCAGGTGATTTCTctggtttgggtttgggtagGGCAGCAGCAACTGCAAAGGCTGAAACACACAAGTGTATAAGTCTCTTCCAAAGCCAGCCAGCTGATCCATTTTATATCTTGCAGGGGATAAACAACTTTGGGGATGTATATGTGGATATAATCAGTATCATTTCCACTATGTTGAAGAAGTGA